The bacterium genome contains a region encoding:
- the ispD gene encoding 2-C-methyl-D-erythritol 4-phosphate cytidylyltransferase: MTDDKKRVLGIIVAAGSGERLGAALPKALVEVAGKTILERTIEKLKRAKTPFEALLITYPEGYRSQFEHLLQAQEWECQLIEGGETRQASVRRALLALTEMFHPNPTDRIVIHDAARCNISPDLVDSVVEAVCETGAATLGIPLTDTLQRVDQDSQRIEGSISREGLWRMQTPQAFEYRHIMRAHDDGFEAATDDSTLVSSFCPVVVVKGDECNLKITAPIDLKFLEILENSSSKFESF, from the coding sequence ATGACAGATGACAAGAAGCGTGTTCTTGGGATTATCGTTGCTGCTGGTTCAGGTGAGCGATTGGGTGCTGCCCTTCCGAAGGCTTTGGTGGAGGTGGCAGGGAAGACGATACTCGAACGGACGATAGAAAAACTCAAAAGAGCGAAGACGCCATTCGAGGCACTCTTGATAACCTATCCAGAGGGATATCGGTCTCAGTTTGAGCATCTTCTTCAAGCTCAAGAATGGGAATGTCAGTTGATTGAAGGCGGTGAAACGCGGCAGGCCTCGGTCCGAAGAGCCCTGCTTGCCCTGACAGAAATGTTTCATCCGAACCCCACTGACCGCATCGTGATACACGATGCCGCCCGGTGTAATATTTCGCCTGACCTTGTTGATTCAGTTGTCGAAGCCGTATGTGAAACCGGAGCAGCCACCCTTGGAATTCCCTTAACTGATACCCTCCAGCGGGTGGATCAAGATAGCCAGCGCATTGAGGGCTCGATCTCAAGAGAAGGCCTATGGCGAATGCAAACGCCGCAAGCGTTTGAATACAGGCATATTATGAGAGCTCATGATGATGGCTTTGAAGCGGCGACGGATGATTCGACACTGGTTTCTTCTTTTTGCCCGGTAGTGGTTGTGAAGGGAGATGAGTGCAATCTGAAGATTACAGCGCCGATAGACCTCAAATTTCTTGAGATTCTTGAAAATTCTTCATCAAAATTTGAGTCTTTTTGA
- a CDS encoding type II secretion system protein, which translates to MWSCFTCKSLRLKKASGFSLLDLLVAISIIGIVGFLGIPQIQNISASFNRLNTRTVFIQDLKQAQAKALTEGCRGIFTFLEDNSGYSFGCDYLAYDSSYPPQADIISFSRSFPSGISVNPSQQIIFNSRGLPVDANDIINSVSVNFVDSSGGSVYAFASGTLFATGLFSFD; encoded by the coding sequence ATGTGGTCCTGTTTCACTTGCAAATCTCTACGCCTAAAAAAAGCCTCTGGCTTTTCACTCCTTGATCTCCTGGTCGCTATATCAATCATTGGGATTGTCGGATTTCTTGGCATTCCTCAAATCCAAAATATTTCAGCCTCATTCAACCGTTTGAATACACGAACGGTCTTCATCCAAGATCTGAAACAAGCCCAGGCAAAGGCCCTTACTGAAGGGTGTCGGGGTATTTTTACATTCTTAGAAGATAATTCAGGATACTCATTCGGCTGCGACTACCTTGCCTATGATTCAAGCTATCCTCCACAAGCGGATATCATTTCATTCTCACGCTCTTTTCCTTCAGGCATTAGTGTCAATCCCTCTCAGCAGATTATCTTTAACTCGCGAGGACTCCCCGTAGACGCAAACGATATTATCAATTCTGTTTCAGTTAATTTCGTAGATTCATCGGGAGGATCGGTCTATGCATTCGCTTCAGGCACGCTCTTTGCAACCGGATTATTCTCCTTCGACTAA
- a CDS encoding prepilin-type N-terminal cleavage/methylation domain-containing protein, with amino-acid sequence MFLSQLLWLCGNSTFMKNTLLTLSKDQSGFTLFELLVTLVLSAIVFVGAMQAYSSMTAASYDLHIRIATNVQAQAIIQTIGNELRVLGNGVPFEQPNFQIGETTLSDPLVTEPLLVNQATSSSIQFRLNETGEVALLMADFDPALGLDIQLTDVSGLDVNDPIYINNSVMSGDDGLFATITRVDSLGKVITISPTYVASPGAVFPMGSILEEVPIVTYSYTPDVGISRDSGYGAVLLGNNATLELDYLDHNGNSIPLPLTNDLVVNSLRSIRVTVEMTSDSLLKSGERYMATVSQIFGLRNLNYLY; translated from the coding sequence ATGTTTCTTTCTCAACTACTCTGGCTTTGTGGGAATAGTACATTTATGAAGAACACGCTTCTAACACTGAGCAAAGATCAGTCGGGATTCACCCTCTTTGAACTTTTGGTGACACTGGTCTTATCCGCAATCGTATTTGTCGGTGCTATGCAAGCATACAGTTCGATGACGGCCGCGTCCTATGACCTCCATATCCGCATTGCAACCAACGTTCAGGCGCAAGCAATTATTCAAACTATTGGGAATGAGCTGCGGGTGCTCGGAAACGGAGTGCCATTCGAACAACCGAACTTTCAAATTGGTGAAACTACACTCTCCGATCCACTGGTAACGGAGCCACTTCTTGTCAATCAAGCAACGAGCTCCTCGATTCAATTTCGTCTCAATGAAACAGGAGAAGTTGCCCTCTTGATGGCAGACTTCGATCCAGCACTTGGACTTGATATACAACTCACAGACGTCTCTGGATTAGATGTAAACGACCCGATATATATCAACAACAGCGTCATGTCTGGTGATGATGGGCTTTTTGCGACCATTACTCGTGTCGATTCGCTTGGTAAGGTGATAACCATCTCTCCCACCTATGTTGCGTCTCCTGGCGCAGTCTTCCCGATGGGAAGTATTCTCGAAGAGGTTCCGATTGTTACGTATTCGTACACTCCCGACGTAGGAATAAGTCGCGATTCTGGTTATGGCGCTGTTCTTTTGGGAAATAATGCAACTCTGGAACTCGACTATCTCGATCACAATGGGAATTCAATTCCACTGCCACTGACCAACGATCTCGTAGTGAACTCTCTTCGCTCAATCCGCGTTACTGTTGAAATGACGAGCGATTCTCTCCTGAAAAGTGGAGAGCGATATATGGCTACAGTCTCTCAAATATTTGGATTACGAAATTTAAATTATCTGTATTAG
- the cmk gene encoding (d)CMP kinase, producing the protein MMRPRRVITVDGLAGTGKTTLSKLLAERLGFVHMSTGLLYRAVGYLALRANVSRDDQSKLAELIRTHDIKLVLGRKSSGDDRSARIVIDGDDVFDSLYSPQVSEATSEVAVHPAVRDALVAAQREAFPGEDLVAEGRDMGTVIFPEADVKFWIETEEKIKVARRLQQILEKEQLISEERKVQLAHEMRIEIHERDKRDQERGLAPSIQGADMVRIANSGSTIEEVLQEMIAHVTSALKISA; encoded by the coding sequence ATGATGCGTCCAAGAAGAGTGATTACTGTCGATGGTCTTGCCGGAACTGGAAAGACGACTCTATCGAAATTATTGGCAGAGCGACTTGGCTTTGTGCACATGAGTACAGGGCTTTTGTACAGAGCCGTCGGTTATCTCGCACTTCGCGCTAACGTATCGCGTGATGATCAGTCAAAACTTGCTGAGCTTATTAGAACTCATGATATTAAATTAGTGCTCGGCAGGAAGTCTTCTGGTGATGACCGAAGCGCACGAATTGTTATAGATGGAGATGATGTTTTTGACTCGCTCTATTCTCCGCAGGTGAGTGAGGCTACGTCTGAGGTGGCAGTGCATCCCGCGGTCCGTGATGCACTGGTTGCGGCACAAAGAGAAGCGTTTCCGGGGGAAGATCTCGTTGCTGAGGGTCGAGATATGGGAACAGTCATCTTCCCAGAGGCTGATGTGAAGTTTTGGATTGAAACGGAAGAGAAGATCAAAGTGGCACGCCGTCTTCAACAAATCTTAGAGAAAGAGCAATTGATCTCCGAAGAGAGAAAAGTTCAATTAGCGCATGAGATGCGAATTGAGATTCATGAGCGGGATAAGCGAGATCAAGAACGGGGGTTAGCGCCATCGATTCAAGGAGCAGATATGGTTCGTATAGCCAACTCTGGCAGTACAATAGAAGAGGTTCTTCAAGAGATGATTGCTCATGTTACTTCAGCGTTGAAGATATCAGCGTAA
- a CDS encoding type II secretion system protein → MSIRLFRRHPEKKRTASQAESGLSLMEILVAIVLLGIMASAGISNLIVALRTAKYTEVNFAANSLAISKVEEISAIDVGALNASYNETEPDVPWSDLNLTFTRTTTISVNDDDSRTIDVSVVSNSPDVTTDVSFSTTLALWE, encoded by the coding sequence ATGAGTATAAGACTCTTTCGTAGACATCCTGAAAAAAAGCGAACAGCTTCCCAGGCCGAGTCTGGTCTTTCGTTGATGGAGATTCTTGTTGCTATCGTTCTCTTGGGGATTATGGCTTCTGCTGGTATCAGCAATCTTATAGTGGCCCTCAGAACCGCAAAGTATACAGAAGTCAATTTTGCAGCGAACAGCCTTGCAATTAGTAAAGTTGAAGAGATATCTGCAATCGATGTGGGTGCTCTTAATGCCAGCTATAATGAAACTGAGCCCGATGTGCCGTGGAGCGATCTGAATCTCACTTTTACGCGAACAACAACGATTAGCGTTAATGATGATGATTCAAGAACTATTGATGTATCGGTAGTGAGCAATTCTCCTGATGTAACAACTGATGTTTCTTTCTCAACTACTCTGGCTTTGTGGGAATAG